A window of Emcibacter sp. SYSU 3D8 genomic DNA:
CGGGCAATCGAGCGGATGGTTGATCAGCAGGAATTCCATCACGCCTTCGCGGGCCTTCTTCACCTGCGGCGTATTGGTGTGGATCACCATGTTGTCGGCGGCCGGCATGGCGCAGCTGGCTATCGGCTTGGGCGCCTTTTCCTGCTCGACCAGGCACATGCGGCAATTGCCGGCGATGGACAGGCGTTCGTGATAGCAGAACCGCGGCACTTCGACGCCCGCGACCTCGCAAGCCTGCAGCACCGTGGTGCCCTGGCCGACCGTGACTTCCTTGCCGTCGATGGTAAGCGTTGGCATCCCGTTTCCCCTACGCCGCCTGAACCTGGGCGTTCTTGTAGGCGGCAATACGCGCCTCGAGTTCCGGGCGGAAATGACGGATCAGGCCCTGGATCGGCCATGCCGCCGCGTCGCCCAGCGCGCAGATCGTGTGGCCTTCGACCTGCTTGGTCACTTCCTGCAACAGATCGATTTCGGGCACATCGGCCTCGCCGCGCACCAGACGATCCATGACGCGCCACATCCAGCCGGTGCCCTCGCGGCACGGCGTGCACTGGCCGCAGCTTTCATGCATGTAGAACTTGGACAGCCGGGCGATGGCCTTCACGATGTCGGTGGACTTGTCCATGACGATCACCGCCGCCGTTCCCAGGCCCGACTGCACCGCCTTCAGCGCATCGAAATCCATGAGCACGTCGTCGCAGATCGCCTTGGGCAGTACCGGCACGGACGAGCCGCCCGGAATGACGGCAAGCAGGTTGTCCCAGCCGCCCCGCACACCGCCGCAATGCTTGTCGATCAGCTCGCGCAGCGGGATGCTCATGGCTTCCTCGACCGTGCAGGGCTTGTTCACGTGGCCGGAAATGCAGAACAGCTTGGTGCCTGTGTTGTTCGGCCGGCCAATGCCCGAGAACCAGGTGGCGCCGCGGCGCAGGATGGTCGGGATCACGGCGATCGATTCCACATTGGAAACCGTCGTCGGGCAGCCCCAGACGCCCATATTGGCCGGAAACGGCGGCTTCAGGCGCGGTTGCCCCTTCTTGCCTTCCAGGCTCTCGATCAGGGCGGTTTCCTCGCCGCAGATATAGGCGCCCATGCCGCGGTGGACATAGACGTCGAAGCGGTAACCGCTGCCGCAGGCATTCTCGCCAATCAAGCCGGCGTCATAGGCTTCGTCAATGGCCCGCTGCAGGTTCTCGGCCTCGCGGTAGAACTCGCCGCGAATATAGATGTAGGCGGCAATGGCGCGCATGGCGAAACCGGCCACCAGGCAGCCTTCGATCAGCTTGTGCGGGTCATGCCGCATGATCTCGCGGTCCTTGCAGGTCCCGGGCTCGCCCTCATCGGCGTTCACGACCAGATAGGACGGACGTCCGTCGCTCTCCTTGGGCATGAACGACATCTTCAGACCGGTCGGGAAACCCGCGCCGCCCCGGCCGCGCAGACCGGATTCCTTGATCTGGGTGATGATCCAGTCCTGGCCGTTGGCAATCAGGGCGGCGGTGCCGTCCCAGTCGCCGCGCGTCTTGGCGCCGTCCAGATACGGGCTGTGCAGACCGTAAAGATTGGTGAAGATGCGGTCCTGGTCCGCCAGCATCATGCGGTCTCCTTCAGCGTGGTCGGTCCGCCCTCGGGCGCCGCGTTGACACGGTCGACCTGCGGCCCGGCCGCAGGCGTGCGGCCCGCCCGAAGATCGTCCAGGATGCGCTTCGTGGAGTCCGCGTCCAGGTCTTCATAATAATCGTCGCCGATCTGCATCATGGGCGCGTTGACGCAAGCGCCCAGACACTCCACCTCGAGCAGCGTGAACGCTCCATCTTCCGTGGTATGGCCGGCGCGCACGCCAAGCGACTGGCGGCAGGCCTCCATCACCTGGTCCGATCCGCGCAGCCAGCACGGCGTGGTCGTGCAGACCTGGACGAAGTGCCGGCCGACCGGCGCCAGATTGTACATGGTGTAAAAGGTGGCGACCTCGTAGACGCGGATATAGGGCATGCTCAGCATCTCGCCGATCACGCGGATCGCCGCTTCGGGCAGCCAACCGCCGTTCTGACGCTGGGCGATATCGAGCAGCGGCATCACCGCGCTCTGCTGGCGCGTCTCGGGATACTTGGCGATGTGCTTGTTGACCTGCTCCATGCTCTCCGCAGTGAACTCGAAGCTGGAGGGCTGGACGAAGGGGGCAGCGTGCACGCCGCTCATCGGTCGATCTCCCCGAACACGATATCAAGAGAACCGAGGACGGCCGGAATGTCAGCCAGCATATGCCCCCGGCACATGAAATCCATGGCGGCCAGGTGCGGAAAGCCCGGTGCCCGGATCTTGCAGCGGTACGGCTTGTTGGAGCCGTCCGAGACCACATAGACGCCGAACTCGCCTTTCGGCGCCTCGACGGCGGCGTAAGCCTCGCCTTCCGGCACCTTGTAACCTTCCGTATAGAGCTTGAAGTGATGGATCAGCGCTTCCATGGAGCGCTTCATCTCGCCGCGCTTGGGCGGCACAATCTTGCGGTCGAGCGAGGCGACCGGCCCAGCGGGCATTTCGTTGATTGCCTGCTTAATGATCCTCAGGCTCTGGCGGATTTCCTCCAGCCGCAGGATGAAGCGATCGTAGCAATCACCGTGCTTGCCGATCGGGATATCGAAGTCGAACTTCTCGTAGCCGTCATAGGGTTGCGACTTGCGCAGATCCCACGCGATGCCCGAGGCCCGCAGCGGCGGTCCCGAAAACCCCAGATCGAACGCCTGCTCCGCCGTCACGATGCCGATGTCGACATTGCGCTGCTTGAAGATGCGGTTCTCGATCAGCATGGTTTCCATGTCGGCGAGAACTGCCGGGAACGTATCGGTCCAGGTGAAGATGTCTGCCAGCAACTCGGGCGTCAGGTCCTGGTGGACGCCGCCCGGCCGGAAATAGGCCGCGTGCAACCGGGCGCCGCAGGCCCGTTCGTAGAACACCATCAGCTTTTCGCGTTCCTCGAACCCCCACAGGATAGGCGTCATGGCGCCCACATCCAGAGCGTGGGTGGTGAGGTTCAGCAGATGATTGGCGATCCGGCCGATCTCGGAATAGAGCACGCGGATATATTGGCCGCGGACCGGCACCTCGCAGCCCAGCAGTTTTTCCACCGTGAGCGCGAAGGCATGTTCCTGGTTCATCGGCGCGACATAATCGAGCCGGTCGAAATAGGGCACGGCCTGCAGATAGGTCTTGTATTCGATCAGCTTTTCGGTGCCGCGGTGAAGCAGGCCGATATGCGGGTCGAGACGCTCGACAATCTCGCCGTCAAGCTCGGTGATCAGGCGAAGAACACCATGCGCCGCAGGGTGTTGCGGGCCGAAGTTAAGGTTGAAGTTTTTGAGCTCTACGTCCGCCATCAGCCCTGCTTCCCGCCCTCGCCCGGCGCCTTTTCGTCGCCAGGCAGGATGTATTTGGCGCCTTCCCACGGGCTCATGAAGTCGAAGTCCCGGAACTCCTGCATCAGGCTGACGGGCTCGTAAACCACGCGCTTCTGCTCTTCCGAATAGCGCACCTCGACATAGCCGGTCAGCGGGAAATCCTTGCGCAGCGGAAATCCCTGGAAGCCGTAGTCGGTCAGAATCCGGCGCAGATCCGGATGCCCCGTGAACATGACGCCGTACAGATCCCAGCATTCACGCTCGAACCAACTCGCGGAGCCGAAAACCTCGATAGCCGACGGCACCGGCGTGTCCTCGTCGGTCTGCACCTTCACCCGGACGCGCTGGTTATGGGTCAGGCTGAGCAGATGATAGACCACGTCGAAACGCAGTGGCCGGTTCGGATAATCGGCGCCGCAGATGTCGACAAGCTGCTGGCACTGGCACGCCGTGTTGTCGCGCAGGAATTTCAACAAGCGGTTGATATGCGCGGCATGGGCGCCGACCGTCAGTTCGCCGAGACGAACCTCAAAGCCCGTCACGACATCCGGCAGGCTGGTGGCGATATGGTCGCCAAGCTCGTGTAGCGCGCCGTCCATCATAGCCTCTATCGCGACAGGTTTCCGGTCCGCCGGATCTTCTTCTGCAGTTGCAGAATCCCGTAAACCAGCGCTTCCGCGGTCGGCGGGCAACCCGGAACGTAGATGTCGACAGGGACCACACGGTCACAGCCGCGCACGACCGAATAGGAATAATGGTAGTAGCCGCCGCCATTGGCGCAGCTGCCCATGGAGATCACGTAGCGCGGCTCGGGCATCTGGTCGTAGACCCGGCGCAGCGCCGGCGCCATCTTGTTGGTCAGCGTGCCGGCGACGATCATCACGTCAGACTGGCGCGGTGACGCGCGGGGTGCGAAGCCGAAGCGCTCCATGTCGTAGCGCGGCATGCTGGCCTGCATCATCTCGACCGCGCAGCACGCCAGACCGAAAGTCATCCACCACAACGATCCGGTGCGCGCCCAGGTAATCAGGTCATCCAGGCTGGAGACGATGAAGCCCTTTTCGGTCAGATCGCCGGACAGGCCCTCGAAATAGTCGCGCGATGCGGCGGTGGAGGTGTCCAGCGGCCGGCCGGCCACTGCGAGCGGATTTGCTACTCCCATTCCAGCGCCCCTTTCTTCCATTCGTAGACGAACCCGACGGTCAACACGCCCAGGAAGATCATCATCGACCAAAACCCGAACAATCCTATGCCACCCAGTGAGATAGCCCACGGGAACAGAAAAGCGACTTCGAGATCGAAGATGATGAACAGGATGGCGACCAGATAGAAGCGCACATCGAACTGACCGCGGCTGTCGCCAAAGGCATCGAAACCGCATTCGTAAGCAGCCAGTTTGGCCGGGTCAGGATTCTGGCGGGCCACCAACACGGCGGCCCCGATCATGATCAGCGAGAAGGCTGTGGCGACGCCAAGAAACAATAGGATAGGTAGGTACTCGGCGAGCAAACCCTGCATCGGAAACCGTCTGATTTTGCGTTGTAAGTTCGGCTTACCAATCGGTCCGGCTGGGATCGATCGGGGCGCAGTATAGTCGGCGCACCCTTTGTGTCAAATCCCATGGACCTGTGATTTTGCAGGCCAGAACTGTGGGAAAGTGGCGAGAGTGACGGGACTCGAACCCGCGACCTTCGGCGTGACAGGCCGACGCTCTAACCAACTGAGCTACACCCCCGCAAAAGCGGATGAAACGTCGTAATTCAATCTTCCGCGTGGCGCATTCACCAGCGCGCGGCCGACCGGAATACGGAGAGAAGTGGCGAGAGTGACGGGACTCGAACCCGCGACCTTCGGCGTGACAGGCCGACGCTCTAACCAACTGAGCTACACCCCCGCAAGGGAGGCTCCGTTTACGGCAGCCCCCGGATGGTGTCAACGGATAATGCCCCGATAGTCCGAAGATTTTGGGGATAACAGCATCGCAGATGGAAACTGCCTGGGAAGCGCTTTTAGCAAAGGCCCGGCCAGCGGCGGAGATCGGGTATTTCTCGGCCCCAGAGCCCTCGCCTCGCCCGAAGCGGCCGCACCGGCCACCGGGCCGGCTCTCGCTGCTGGACGATGCCGATTTCGCACCGGCGCCGCCCAGGCGGCTCGGATCGCGCCTAGTGCCGGCGCCGTATCTTGCAGGAATTGTCTCGCTGCGCTCGCTTATCTGCGCGCAGGCTGGTGGGCGGTGACGGGCTCGAACCGCCGACCCTCTCGGTGTAAACGAGATGCTCTACCAACTGAGCTAACCGCCCGAAGCATTTGGAATATATGGTCTTCTGAATGAATAAATGAAACCGACCGCCCTTCAACAGGCGGCCGGCCCACAACCCGGAACGTCGGGAAACGCCTTAGTTGACGGCGTCCTTCAGCGCCTTGCCAGCCTTGAACTTGGGCTGGGTGGACGCAGGAATGTCAATGGCAGTGCCAGTCCGCGGATTGCGGCCGGTAGTGGCGGCGCGCTTGGCGACGCTGAATGTGCCGAAGCCGACGAGACGGACTTCATCGCCCTTAGCCAGCGCACCCGAAATTCCATCGAGAACGGCATCAACCGCACTTGCCGCATCCGTCTTGGAGAGGCCTGCACTGGTTGCAACGGCCGCGATCAGGTCGTTTTTGTTCACGACAACCCCCTTGTTTGTAGATGATTTGTCCAACAGGTCCCTCTTTGCGAGAGAACCGAGAGTTTAGAGCCAGCACCTATAAGGGTCAAAGGAAAAGCCCCCGAAATGCGCTGAAATTCTGCGCTTTTCGGGGGCTTTGTCCGTTTTCGAACTGTCGTCAGGAGAGGATCAGTGAGTAACCAGCCCTTCGGCATCTCCCTTGGGCGCGTCTTTGCTCAGCGAGCCCACCGAATCGTCCTCTTCCCAGGTGATCGGAGTCAGCGGCTTGGTCAGTGCATGGGACAGCACTTCCTCGACGGTGCCCACCGGGATGATCTTCAGCCCGGCTTTCACATTGTCGGGGACCTCCGCCAGATCCTTCTCGTTATCCTTCGGGATCAGCACCGTCGTGATGCCGCCGCGCAGTGCGGCCAGCAGCTTCTCCTTGAGCCCACCGATGGCGAACACCCGGCCCCGCAATGTGACTTCGCCGGTCATGGCGATGTCCTTGCGGACCGGGTTGTTGGTGAGCACGGATACGATCGACGTGACCATGCCGACACCCGCCGACGGACCGTCCTTGGGCACGGCGCCCTCGGGCACGTGAATGTGAATGTCGCGCTTTTCGAAGATGCGCGGATGGATCCCGAACGTCGTCGCCCGCGACTTCACGAAACTGGCGGCCGCCTGGATCGATTCCTGCATCACATCGCCAAGCTTGCCGGTGATCGTCATCTTGCCCTTGCCCGGAACAAGCACGGCCTCGATGGACAGCAGTTCGCCGCCCACTTCGGTCCACGCCAGGCCGGTGACCACGCCGACACCATCTTCCTCTTCGGCGATACCGTAGTGGAAGCGGCGAACGCCCAGGTAATCACCCAGGTTCTCGGACGTGACCCGCACCTGGTCGGCTTCGCCGCCGACAAGCACGCGGATCGCCTTGCGAACCAGCTTGGCCAGTTCGCGCTCCAGGCTCCGCACGCCCGCCTCGCGGGTGTAGTAACGGACCATGTCGCGCAGGGCTTCGTCGGTGATTTCCCACTCGCCCTTCTTGATGCCGTTCTGCTCCAGCTGCTTGCTGATCAGATGGCGCTTGGCGATCTCGATCTTCTCGTCCTCGGTGTAGCCGCTGAGACGGATGATCTCCATGCGGTCCATCAGCGGGCCGGGAATGTTGAGCGTATTCGCCGTCGTCACGAACATCACCTTCGACAGGTCGTAGTCGATCTCCAGGTAATGGTCGTTGAACGTGCTGTTCTGCTCGGGATCCAGAACCTCGAGCAACGCCGAGGACGGGTCGCCCCGGAAATCCGCGCCCATCTTGTCGATCTCATCGAGCAGGAACAGCGGGTTGTTGCTGCCCGCCTTCTTCATGCTCTGGATGACCTTGCCGGGCATGGAACCGATATAGGTCCGGCGATGGCCCCGAATCTCGGCCTCGTCGCGCACGCCGCCCAGCGACACGCGAACGAAATCGCGCCCGGTCGCCTTGGCGATGGACTTGCCGAGCGAGGTCTTGCCGACGCCGGGCGGGCCGACGAGGCACAGGATCGGTCCCCGGATCTTCTTGGTCCGCTGCTGGACGGCAAGATATTCCAGGATGCGCTCCTTGACCTTCTCAAGGCCGTAATGGTCCGTATCCAGAACCTGCTCGGCCACATGAATATCGGTCCGCACCTTCTTGGACTTGCCCCACGGAATGTTGAGCAGCCAGTCGAGATAATTGCGCACGACGGTGGCTTCCGCAGACATGGGGCTCATGTTGCGCAGCTTCTTGAGCTCACCTTCGGCCTTGGTCCGGGCTTCCTTGCTCAGCTTCAGGCGCGCGATCTTGTCCTCGAGTTCGGCAATTTCGTCGGCGCCTTCGTCGCCCTCGCCGAGTTCCCGCTGAATGGCCTTCATCTGCTCATTCAGATAATATTCGCGCTGGGTCTTCTCCATCTGCTTCTTGACGCGGCCGCGAATCTTTTTCTCGACCTCGAGCACGCCGATTTCGTTCTCCATCAGGCCGTAGACCCGCTCAAGGCGGCTGCCCACGTCCTCCATCTCGAGCAATTCCTGCTTCTCCGAGATCTTGACAGAGAGATGCGACGCCAGCGTGTCGGCCAGCTTGGCCGGATCCTCGATCTGGTTGACCGAAACGAGAACTTCCGGCGGCACCTTCTTGTTCAGCTTCACATACTGCTCGAACTGGGTGACCACCGAGCGCGCCAGTGCCTCGAGCTCGGTACGCTCGGCCAGCGTCTCATCGATCTCCGACGCCGTCGCCTCGAAGAATTCGGGATTGTCGACGAACTCGTCCAGCCGCGCCCGTGCACCGCCCTCGACCAGCACCTTTACGGTGCCGTCAGGCAGCTTGAGCAACTGGAGAACCGACGCGATGGTGCCGACACGGAAAATATCCGCATGGCCAGGGTCATCCTGTCCGGCGTCCTTCTGGGTAACGAGGAGGATTTTCTTGTCGTCCTTCATCACGTCCTCGAGCGCCCGCACGGATTTCTCGCGCCCCACGAACAGGGGAACAATCATGTGCGGGAACACGACGATGTCGCGCAATGGCAGAACAGGGAACGTGTTGGACTTGTCTGTCTTCTGCATGGCTTCCATTCGATCCATATCTGGGGGCCAACCGACTCGGCAGCCCCATTCTATCGTACCCGCTCATGTGGCGATCGGGTTACGAAAGATCAACCCCCGCCCGAACAGGACGGGGGAACACGGATATTACGCGCCTTTGCCGACGTCTTCGGCGCGCCGATCGGAATAGATATACAGCGGCTGGGCGCGGCCCTCGACAACCTCGTTGTTGATGACCACCTCACCCACGCCTTCCAGCGCCGGAAGATCGTACATCGTGTCGAGCAGGATGCTCTCCATGATGGACCGCAGGCCGCGCGCCCCGGTCTTGCGTTTGATCGCCCGCTTGGCGACGCCATGCAATGCATCGTCCGTGAAACCGAGCGATACGCCTTCCATGTCGAAAAGGCGCTGGTACTGCTTGACCAGCGCGTTCTTCGGCTTGGTCAGGATTTCGATCAGCGCGCTCTCATCCAGATCGCCCAGGGTGGCGAGCACCGGCAGGCGGCCGACGAATTCGGGGATCAGGCCGAATTTCAGCAGATCCTCGGGCTCGACGCTCTGCAGGATATCGCCGGTGCGGCGATCCTCGGGCCCGACCACATTCGCGCCGAAACCGATCGACTTCTCCGCACCGCGGGCATCGATGATCTTCTCGAGTCCCGAAAAGGCGCCGCCGCAGATGAACAGGATGTTGGTGGTATCCACCTGCAGGAATTCCTGCTGGGGATGCTTGCGGCCGCCCTGGGGCGGAACGCTGGCGACAGTGCCCTCCATGATCTTGAGGAGCGCCTGCTGAACACCCTCACCCGACACGTCGCGGGTGATCGACGGATTGTCGGACTTGCGGCTGATCTTGTCGACCTCGTCGATATAGACGATGCCGCGCTGGGCACGCTCGACATTGTAGTCGGCGGATTGCAGCAGCTTGAGAATGATGTTCTCGACATCCTCGCCCACATAGCCGGCTTCGGTCAGCGTGGTGGCGTCGGCCATGGTGAACGGTACGTCCAGGATGCGGGCCAGGGTCTGGGCCAGCAACGTCTTGCCGCAGCCCGTCGGGCCAATCAGCAGGATGTTGGACTTGGACAGTTCCACGTCGTTGTTTTTCGACGCGTGATTCAGCCGCTTGTAGTGATTGTGAACCGCGACCGAGAGCACCCGCTTGGCCACTTCCTGGCCGATGACATAATCATCCAGCACGCGACAGATCTCGGCCGGCGTGGCGATGCCGTCGCCGGTCTTCACCAGCGAGTTCTTGTTCTCCTCGCGGATGATGTCCATGCACAGTTCGACGCATTCGTCGCAGATGAACACCGTCGGACCCGCAATGAGCTTGCGCACCTCATGCTGGCTCTTTCCGCAGAAAGAACAATAAAGCGTATTCTTGGAGTCGCCGCTGCCGCTGGTCTTGGTCATTACCCGTGTCGTACCGTCGTTTCAATCCATGCTATCCGGGCGAAGCCGGGGCAATCAATGCCAATGTTACGGCTCAACGCCGCGTGAAAGGCAGAAGTCCGCTCCATGCGCCGCATCAGGCCGCCTTGCTCTGCGGATCGGGACGCTTCTCGAAAACCTCGTCGATCAACCCGAAGGTCTTCGCATCCTGCGCCGTCATGAAGTTGTCGCGCTCCAGCGCGCGCCGGATCGTCTCGATGTCCTGACCCGTATGCTTGACATAGATCTGGTTGAGACGCTCGCGGATGGCGAGGATTTCGCGAGCATGAATCTCGATATCGCTCGCCTGCCCCTGCGCGCCGCCCGAGGGCTGGTGCAGCATGACGCGGGCATTGGGAGTGGCGAAGCGCCGTCCCGGCTCGCCCGCCTGCAACAGCAGCGACCCCATGGACGCGGCCTGGCCGATGCACACCGTCGACACCGGCGCCTTGATGTATTGCATGGTGTCGTAGATCGCGAGGCCTGAGGTCACGATACCGCCCGGCGAATTGACGTAGAGGGCGATTTCCTTGCTGGGATTCTCGGCTTCGAGGAACAGCAGCTGGGCACAGATCAAGCTCGAGACGTGGTCGTCGATCGGCCCCACCAGAAAGATGATGCGCTCCTTGAGCATGCGCGAATAGATATCGTACGCCCGTTCGCCGCGATTGCTCTGCTCGACCACCATGGGAACGAGCGCGCCGTAAATTTCCAGTGGATCCCTCATGTCACCGCCTTGTAGCCGGAAGCCCATCCTCATACAGATGGACTTCGCGATTGGATTTGGTAGAGGCAGGACAATTTCTGGGCGCCCTGCCCCCGGTTCGGTCCGACGCGCGCGCCGACCCGAGGTTACTTGGAGTCGGCGGCGGCGTCTTCCTCGGGATCGCTCAACAGCGTTTCCCGGTCGACTTCCTTCTCCGTAACTTCGGCCTTCTCGAGGATAAAGTCTATGACCTTCTCCTCGAAAATCGGGGCGCGGACCTGCTGCATGGCATCCGGATTCTTCTGGTAGAATTCGAACACCTGGCGCTCCTGGCCCGGGAACCGCTGGGCTTCCATCATGATGGCCCGGTTGAGTTCCTCGGCATTGACCGTGATCTCGTTGCTGTCGCCGATATTGGAGAGCAGCAGGCCAAGACGGACGCGGCGCACCGCGATCTCGCGATATTCCGTGCGCAGCTCGTCTTCCGGCTTGTCGGCGGTTTCGAGCGTCTTGCCTTCCTGCTTCAGGCTGGTTTCGAAATCCTGCCAGATCTGGTTGAACTCCATATCGACCATGCCTTCCGGTACCGGAAAGTCGTGCATGTCGGCAAGCTGGTCGAGCATGGAACGCTTCAGCTTCATGCGCGAGACCCGGTTGAAGTCGGCGGCCACCTGCTCCTTGAGGCGCTCGCGCAGCTGCTCCAGGCTCTCGAGGCCGACCTTCTGGGCCAGTTCGTCATCGATCGGCACCGCGATCGGCTTCTTCACTTCCTTGACCGTCACTTCGAATACGGCGTCCTTGCCGGCCAACTCTTCCGAGCCGTAATCGTCCGGGAAGGTGACGTTGACATCGCGCTTTTCGTTGGTCTTGGCGCCGATCAGCTGGTCCTCGAAGCCGGGGATCAGCGAATTCGAGCCCAGCACCAGCTCGTAATCCTCGGCCGTGCCGCCCTCGAAGGGTTCGCCATCGCGCTTGCCGAGGAAATCGATGACGACGGAGTCATCCTTCTTTGCCTTGTAGGTCTTCGCGGCGGTCTTGTAGGCCTTCTGCCCTTCGGCGATACGCTGAAGCGCCTCCTCGATGTCGGCGTCGCCGACCGGCGCGGTCTGCCGCTCCAGCTTCACCTTGCCCAGGTCACCGGGAATGATCTCGGGAAGCACTTCTACCGAGAGCTGGTATTCAAGAGCACTGCCACGCTCGAACGACGTGATCTCGATGTTCGGGCGCATGGCCGGGCGCAGCTCGTTCTTCTCGAGCGCCTCGCGGGTGGTGGCGTTGACGGTTTCCTCAAGCACCTCACCCATCAGCGCGTCGCCGTGCAGCTTGCGCAGATGACCGACCGGCACCTTGCCGGGACGGAAGCCCGGCAGGCGGATGCGGCCGGCGAGCTGCTGTAGCTTCTCGTCGAGCTTGCTGTCGATGACGTCCGCCTCGACGGTAATCTTGTACTCGCGCTTGAGGCCTTCGGCGTTGGTTTCGGTGACTTGCATTAGATCGTCCGAATTCTGTTGTGCAACAATGTTTAAGGCGGAGACTGCGTTGGTGCGGGCGAAGGGACTCGAACCCCCACGAGTTTCCTCACCGGAACCTAAATCCGGCGCGTCTACCAATTCCGCCACGCCCGCCAGTCTCTGGCGCATCCGCAGCAATCCCGCCCCGCTCAGGGGGCGGACGTATAGCATAACTTTTTTGAAATGCACCAGCGATCTTGGATTGGCCTTCGCGGCGGGCCGCTTGCCCCTGCTGGCCGGGGCCTGCGCCGCTGCATGCAAACCCGGTGTCAGGCGGCCACGCCGCCACCGGATGGGGTCACCTGCGATTATAAAAGTGCGAGCTCGCGCAGCACCGCGGGCAGCGTCTCGCTGAGATCCTCGGCGATCAGACCCGGCCCGAACAGGGCGGCTGCCCGGCCGTGCAGCCAGGCGCCGGCGCATGCGGCTTCGAAGGCCGGCATGGACTGGGCGAGCAGGCCGACGATCAGCCCCGCCAGCACATCGCCGGATCCTGCGGTCGCCAGTGTGGGCGGTCCGTTGGCGTTGATGACGGCGCGGCCGTCCGGCGCCGCGATCACGGTATCCGGGCCCTTGAACAGCACGACAGCGCCGGCGCGGGCCGCGGCGGCACGTGCCCTGTCCAGTTTGCAGCCCCCGGTAATGTCCGGAAACAACCGCGCGAACTCGCCGTCATGGGGCGTCAGCACGCAGGGCGCGGCGATGGCGCCGAACAGCTCGGCCGGTGTGTCGCGAAAGCTGGTGATGGCGTCGGCGTCGACGACGCAGGAGCGGCCGGCCCGTAGCGCTTTCAG
This region includes:
- a CDS encoding NADH-quinone oxidoreductase subunit C, which produces MDGALHELGDHIATSLPDVVTGFEVRLGELTVGAHAAHINRLLKFLRDNTACQCQQLVDICGADYPNRPLRFDVVYHLLSLTHNQRVRVKVQTDEDTPVPSAIEVFGSASWFERECWDLYGVMFTGHPDLRRILTDYGFQGFPLRKDFPLTGYVEVRYSEEQKRVVYEPVSLMQEFRDFDFMSPWEGAKYILPGDEKAPGEGGKQG
- a CDS encoding NADH-quinone oxidoreductase subunit D — encoded protein: MADVELKNFNLNFGPQHPAAHGVLRLITELDGEIVERLDPHIGLLHRGTEKLIEYKTYLQAVPYFDRLDYVAPMNQEHAFALTVEKLLGCEVPVRGQYIRVLYSEIGRIANHLLNLTTHALDVGAMTPILWGFEEREKLMVFYERACGARLHAAYFRPGGVHQDLTPELLADIFTWTDTFPAVLADMETMLIENRIFKQRNVDIGIVTAEQAFDLGFSGPPLRASGIAWDLRKSQPYDGYEKFDFDIPIGKHGDCYDRFILRLEEIRQSLRIIKQAINEMPAGPVASLDRKIVPPKRGEMKRSMEALIHHFKLYTEGYKVPEGEAYAAVEAPKGEFGVYVVSDGSNKPYRCKIRAPGFPHLAAMDFMCRGHMLADIPAVLGSLDIVFGEIDR
- the nuoE gene encoding NADH-quinone oxidoreductase subunit NuoE, translated to MSGVHAAPFVQPSSFEFTAESMEQVNKHIAKYPETRQQSAVMPLLDIAQRQNGGWLPEAAIRVIGEMLSMPYIRVYEVATFYTMYNLAPVGRHFVQVCTTTPCWLRGSDQVMEACRQSLGVRAGHTTEDGAFTLLEVECLGACVNAPMMQIGDDYYEDLDADSTKRILDDLRAGRTPAAGPQVDRVNAAPEGGPTTLKETA
- a CDS encoding NADH-quinone oxidoreductase subunit A; this encodes MQGLLAEYLPILLFLGVATAFSLIMIGAAVLVARQNPDPAKLAAYECGFDAFGDSRGQFDVRFYLVAILFIIFDLEVAFLFPWAISLGGIGLFGFWSMMIFLGVLTVGFVYEWKKGALEWE
- a CDS encoding HU family DNA-binding protein, which encodes MNKNDLIAAVATSAGLSKTDAASAVDAVLDGISGALAKGDEVRLVGFGTFSVAKRAATTGRNPRTGTAIDIPASTQPKFKAGKALKDAVN
- the lon gene encoding endopeptidase La, with translation MQKTDKSNTFPVLPLRDIVVFPHMIVPLFVGREKSVRALEDVMKDDKKILLVTQKDAGQDDPGHADIFRVGTIASVLQLLKLPDGTVKVLVEGGARARLDEFVDNPEFFEATASEIDETLAERTELEALARSVVTQFEQYVKLNKKVPPEVLVSVNQIEDPAKLADTLASHLSVKISEKQELLEMEDVGSRLERVYGLMENEIGVLEVEKKIRGRVKKQMEKTQREYYLNEQMKAIQRELGEGDEGADEIAELEDKIARLKLSKEARTKAEGELKKLRNMSPMSAEATVVRNYLDWLLNIPWGKSKKVRTDIHVAEQVLDTDHYGLEKVKERILEYLAVQQRTKKIRGPILCLVGPPGVGKTSLGKSIAKATGRDFVRVSLGGVRDEAEIRGHRRTYIGSMPGKVIQSMKKAGSNNPLFLLDEIDKMGADFRGDPSSALLEVLDPEQNSTFNDHYLEIDYDLSKVMFVTTANTLNIPGPLMDRMEIIRLSGYTEDEKIEIAKRHLISKQLEQNGIKKGEWEITDEALRDMVRYYTREAGVRSLERELAKLVRKAIRVLVGGEADQVRVTSENLGDYLGVRRFHYGIAEEEDGVGVVTGLAWTEVGGELLSIEAVLVPGKGKMTITGKLGDVMQESIQAAASFVKSRATTFGIHPRIFEKRDIHIHVPEGAVPKDGPSAGVGMVTSIVSVLTNNPVRKDIAMTGEVTLRGRVFAIGGLKEKLLAALRGGITTVLIPKDNEKDLAEVPDNVKAGLKIIPVGTVEEVLSHALTKPLTPITWEEDDSVGSLSKDAPKGDAEGLVTH
- the nuoF gene encoding NADH-quinone oxidoreductase subunit NuoF; protein product: MLADQDRIFTNLYGLHSPYLDGAKTRGDWDGTAALIANGQDWIITQIKESGLRGRGGAGFPTGLKMSFMPKESDGRPSYLVVNADEGEPGTCKDREIMRHDPHKLIEGCLVAGFAMRAIAAYIYIRGEFYREAENLQRAIDEAYDAGLIGENACGSGYRFDVYVHRGMGAYICGEETALIESLEGKKGQPRLKPPFPANMGVWGCPTTVSNVESIAVIPTILRRGATWFSGIGRPNNTGTKLFCISGHVNKPCTVEEAMSIPLRELIDKHCGGVRGGWDNLLAVIPGGSSVPVLPKAICDDVLMDFDALKAVQSGLGTAAVIVMDKSTDIVKAIARLSKFYMHESCGQCTPCREGTGWMWRVMDRLVRGEADVPEIDLLQEVTKQVEGHTICALGDAAAWPIQGLIRHFRPELEARIAAYKNAQVQAA
- a CDS encoding NADH-quinone oxidoreductase subunit B family protein — its product is MEERGAGMGVANPLAVAGRPLDTSTAASRDYFEGLSGDLTEKGFIVSSLDDLITWARTGSLWWMTFGLACCAVEMMQASMPRYDMERFGFAPRASPRQSDVMIVAGTLTNKMAPALRRVYDQMPEPRYVISMGSCANGGGYYHYSYSVVRGCDRVVPVDIYVPGCPPTAEALVYGILQLQKKIRRTGNLSR